The following are from one region of the Penaeus chinensis breed Huanghai No. 1 chromosome 5, ASM1920278v2, whole genome shotgun sequence genome:
- the LOC125025445 gene encoding uncharacterized protein LOC125025445, protein MRTRIPRPLLSKITYPAKFTAESENSDTEFFLCPEKIKNLPDGKPIITGVQESYQMHDNVNLNCTSFHSQPAAELTFYINGGQADPSWLVRYTPHEDPTTGLETSMLGLKFPLWPRLFRRGSTVTVKCTASILNMYFDSSEAIIQSDMPYHASIMEGRAAAATDSIYTRSKVLSVVVWTLLLLAILH, encoded by the exons ATGCGTACCCGTATCCCGCGACCATTACTGTCAAAGATTACTTATCCGGCCAAGTTTACGGCCGAGTCGGAAAATTCTGATACAGAATTTTTCCTGTGTCCGGAGAAG ATTAAGA acctcCCCGACGGAAAGCCCATCATCACGGGCGTCCAGGAGAGTTACCAGATGCACGATAACGTCAATCTCAACTGTACCTCCTTCCACTCCCAACCGGCGGCTGAACTCACCTTTTACATCAACGGTGGACAG GCTGACCCCTCATGGCTTGTGCGTTACACACCTCACGAAGACCCGACTACCGGCCTCGAAACGTCCATGTTGGGTCTGAAGTTCCCCCTTTGGCCGAGACTCTTCCGGAGGGGCAGCACCGTCACCGTCAAGTGCACGGCGTCCATTCTCAATATGTACTTCGACAGCAGCGAGGCCATCATTCAGAGTGATATGCCTTACCACGCCTCCATCATGGAAGGGCGTGCGGCTGCTGCTACGG ATTCTATATACACAAGGAGCAAAGTCCTGAGTGTGGTCGTCTGGACTCTCCTTCTCCTAGCGATTCTCCACTAG